Proteins co-encoded in one Deltaproteobacteria bacterium genomic window:
- a CDS encoding type II toxin-antitoxin system VapC family toxin codes for MLNLDTHILLFALRGELTPRERKLLIANPWSISAIVLWEIAKLAQLGRIEIDLDDPFVIRTLSGIHVWPLSLEVCQAIKRLDFRGDPADEIIAATSLAHRIKLVTRDRVIRASKRTPLA; via the coding sequence ATGCTGAATCTTGATACGCACATCCTGCTCTTCGCGCTGCGCGGCGAACTGACCCCGCGCGAGCGCAAGTTGCTGATCGCCAATCCCTGGAGTATTTCGGCGATTGTCCTCTGGGAGATTGCCAAACTTGCACAACTCGGTCGCATCGAAATCGATCTCGATGATCCGTTCGTCATTCGCACCCTCTCAGGGATTCACGTCTGGCCGCTGTCGTTGGAGGTCTGCCAGGCCATCAAGCGTCTCGATTTTCGTGGCGACCCGGCGGACGAAATCATTGCGGCGACGAGTCTCGCCCATCGGATTAAACTCGTCACGCGCGATCGCGTCATCCGCGCCTCCAAACGGACGCCACTGGCATAA
- a CDS encoding type II toxin-antitoxin system prevent-host-death family antitoxin, translating into MKHMGAAEFKARCLAVLDRLEPEGLVITKHGQPVARLLPIATANAQLIGSLKTKLTIHDEIFSTQQRWHAES; encoded by the coding sequence ATGAAACACATGGGCGCAGCGGAGTTCAAGGCACGATGTTTGGCCGTGCTGGATCGACTGGAACCGGAGGGACTGGTGATTACGAAGCATGGACAACCCGTCGCTCGGCTGCTTCCCATCGCGACGGCCAATGCCCAATTGATCGGGAGTCTCAAGACGAAACTCACGATTCACGACGAGATCTTCTCGACGCAGCAGCGCTGGCATGCTGAATCTTGA
- the truB gene encoding tRNA pseudouridine(55) synthase TruB, producing the protein MNHAFFCGVLLVDKPAGPSSFAIIARLRQLFAQQTGLRPRELPKLGHAGTLDPFATGLLPIFVGPAVRLAEYFLGAPKRYEGVIRFGAATASGDCTDPVIRTSAVLPAARAIIQTAADTFVGDTYWQRPPMHSAKKRDGQPLYVLARQGVEVERAPVACTISGFTITAYSAPEARFQVACSAGTYIRVLAQDLAQSLGTVGMLTALRRVGVGKFDGVAAWTLEQIAAALAANQPLATLPCAVPFDQLLDHWPRIAVDAATARALGMGQQHVLASLQWPEQPAPHVALYHADALLAIAVPTAAGWRCARVFTAARS; encoded by the coding sequence ATGAATCACGCATTTTTTTGCGGCGTCTTATTGGTCGACAAGCCCGCCGGGCCATCCTCCTTTGCGATCATTGCCCGCTTGCGCCAGCTCTTCGCGCAACAGACGGGGCTGCGGCCGCGCGAGCTGCCGAAATTGGGGCACGCCGGGACGCTCGACCCGTTCGCCACGGGATTGCTCCCGATTTTCGTGGGCCCGGCAGTACGACTGGCGGAATATTTTCTCGGGGCCCCGAAGCGCTATGAAGGCGTGATCCGCTTCGGCGCGGCCACCGCGTCGGGCGATTGCACCGATCCGGTGATCCGGACCTCGGCGGTGCTGCCGGCGGCGCGAGCCATCATTCAGACGGCGGCCGATACATTCGTCGGGGACACGTATTGGCAACGTCCGCCGATGCATTCGGCAAAAAAACGGGACGGACAACCATTGTACGTCTTGGCACGCCAGGGTGTGGAGGTCGAACGCGCTCCCGTTGCGTGCACGATCAGCGGTTTTACGATTACTGCCTATTCAGCTCCCGAGGCTCGCTTCCAAGTCGCTTGCAGTGCGGGCACTTATATTCGGGTGTTGGCCCAGGACTTGGCGCAGTCCTTAGGCACGGTCGGGATGCTCACGGCACTGCGGCGAGTCGGTGTGGGCAAGTTCGACGGCGTGGCAGCATGGACACTGGAACAGATCGCCGCCGCGCTGGCCGCGAACCAACCGCTGGCTACGCTCCCGTGCGCCGTTCCGTTCGATCAGCTATTGGACCATTGGCCACGGATCGCGGTCGATGCGGCCACGGCCCGCGCCCTTGGCATGGGACAACAACACGTCCTCGCGTCGCTGCAGTGGCCGGAACAGCCGGCGCCGCACGTGGCGTTATATCATGCCGACGCACTGCTCGCGATTGCAGTGCCCACCGCAGCCGGTTGGCGTTGTGCGCGGGTGTTTACGGCCGCCCGCTCCTGA